A genomic stretch from Desulfotignum balticum DSM 7044 includes:
- a CDS encoding IS1634 family transposase translates to MAAIVYQTNKKTGITYAYESISHWDKKKKQSRAKRKCIGRVDPETQQIVPTRRKKIPPRTETTKKGTMSFTRNARKFYGATYFFDRIAEDTGLLEDLKTCFPDNWRQILSIVYYLILEDKNPLSRFPHWAAIHRHPFGEIICSQRSSELLASITEEARQRFFQLQGKRRIEKEYLAYDSTSISSYSKCLRQVRYGKNKDHEPLAQINLSLLFGQESRLPFYYRKLAGNIPDVKTLRKLLADMNTLGYEKVKVVLDRGFFSAANINELYRHHIKFLIGAKLSLNLVKTHLDPVRDMMRAWPYYKQAYQLYAYCLPITWNYVQERPYKNDTLTAERRMYLHIYYSPERALEDEKAFNNRMAVLQEELVKGQRHPDHEKQYEKFFDVRTTPVRGTKVTAKEEAFAQAKRNYGYFALISNEVKDPVEALELYRNKDMIEKAFENLKERLNPRRVAVSSEQSLDGKMFVQFLSLIFLSYITKKMKDNSLFKDFTMQEILDEFDIIECFEVPGQKLQVGEMTNKQTELYSKFEVIPPNSLQ, encoded by the coding sequence ATGGCAGCCATTGTGTATCAGACCAATAAAAAGACTGGAATCACTTATGCTTATGAGTCAATCTCCCATTGGGATAAAAAGAAAAAGCAGTCAAGGGCAAAACGAAAATGTATCGGGCGGGTGGATCCCGAAACACAGCAGATTGTTCCTACCCGCAGAAAAAAAATACCCCCCAGGACAGAAACCACGAAAAAAGGGACTATGTCTTTTACCAGGAATGCCCGCAAATTTTATGGTGCCACCTATTTTTTTGATCGTATAGCTGAAGATACCGGCCTGCTTGAGGATTTGAAAACATGCTTTCCAGACAACTGGCGGCAGATCCTGTCCATTGTCTATTATCTGATTCTTGAGGACAAAAACCCCTTGAGCCGTTTTCCACACTGGGCAGCCATTCACCGGCATCCATTCGGTGAAATCATCTGTTCTCAAAGGAGCAGTGAACTGTTGGCTTCCATCACGGAGGAGGCAAGGCAACGTTTTTTCCAACTCCAGGGCAAGCGCCGGATCGAAAAAGAATATCTGGCCTATGACAGCACGTCGATATCCAGTTATTCAAAATGCCTCAGACAGGTGCGATATGGTAAAAACAAAGATCATGAACCACTGGCACAGATCAACCTCAGCCTGCTGTTCGGCCAGGAATCACGCCTGCCGTTTTATTACCGGAAACTGGCTGGAAACATACCTGATGTCAAAACGCTGAGAAAACTGCTTGCTGACATGAATACGCTCGGTTATGAAAAGGTCAAAGTGGTCCTTGACCGGGGATTTTTCAGTGCAGCCAACATCAATGAGCTTTACCGCCATCACATCAAGTTCCTGATAGGTGCGAAACTGTCGTTGAATCTGGTGAAGACACATCTTGATCCTGTTCGGGACATGATGCGCGCCTGGCCTTATTACAAGCAGGCTTATCAGCTTTATGCATATTGCCTGCCCATTACCTGGAACTATGTTCAGGAACGTCCTTACAAAAACGATACCCTCACAGCTGAACGCCGGATGTATCTTCACATCTATTATTCTCCGGAACGGGCACTGGAAGATGAGAAAGCTTTCAATAACCGAATGGCTGTCTTGCAGGAGGAGCTGGTAAAAGGGCAGCGGCATCCGGATCATGAAAAGCAGTATGAAAAATTTTTCGATGTCAGAACAACTCCAGTAAGGGGAACGAAGGTCACGGCAAAAGAAGAGGCTTTTGCACAGGCAAAACGAAACTACGGCTATTTTGCTCTGATCAGCAATGAGGTTAAAGATCCTGTTGAAGCACTGGAACTATACCGCAATAAGGACATGATAGAGAAAGCCTTTGAAAATTTGAAAGAACGGTTGAATCCCAGGCGGGTTGCCGTTTCATCGGAACAAAGCCTGGATGGCAAGATGTTTGTACAATTCCTCTCTCTCATTTTTCTGTCTTATATCACCAAGAAAATGAAAGATAACAGCCTGTTCAAGGATTTTACAATGCAGGAGATTCTGGATGAATTTGACATTATCGAATGTTTTGAAGTGCCTGGTCAAAAATTACAGGTTGGAGAAATGACTAATAAGCAAACTGAACTTTACTCGAAATTTGAAGTCATACCTCCGAACTCGTTACAATAG
- a CDS encoding type II toxin-antitoxin system RelE/ParE family toxin, translated as MYTVKTLPEFDKWLNNLKDRITRLRLSRRLDKAQRGNLGDVKPVGEGIFEMREHFGPGWRMYYTKRGETLIVMLGGGDKSSQESDIAKAKQRETALED; from the coding sequence ATGTACACGGTTAAAACATTGCCCGAATTTGATAAATGGCTGAACAACTTGAAAGACCGTATTACGCGGCTTCGTCTAAGCCGCCGTCTCGATAAAGCACAGCGTGGCAACCTCGGTGATGTAAAACCAGTGGGGGAAGGCATCTTTGAAATGAGGGAACATTTTGGTCCAGGCTGGAGAATGTACTACACCAAGCGAGGTGAAACTTTGATCGTCATGCTTGGTGGGGGAGACAAAAGCAGCCAGGAGAGCGACATTGCCAAGGCCAAACAGCGGGAAACCGCTTTGGAGGATTGA
- a CDS encoding addiction module antidote protein has translation MKKRIADLPDFDMAEQLKSEEDIAAYITMVIEDGDAAELAHALGIAAKARGMSEVAKSTGITREALYKALKPNAKPRFDTINKVCAALGVRLVAQPANTH, from the coding sequence ATGAAAAAACGAATTGCAGATCTGCCGGATTTTGATATGGCCGAGCAGCTTAAAAGCGAAGAAGACATTGCTGCTTACATCACCATGGTGATTGAAGACGGTGATGCCGCCGAGCTGGCGCACGCTCTGGGAATAGCTGCCAAGGCTCGTGGTATGAGCGAAGTTGCCAAATCGACAGGAATAACCCGTGAAGCCTTGTATAAAGCACTTAAACCAAACGCCAAACCTCGATTTGACACAATTAATAAGGTGTGTGCAGCCCTTGGCGTTCGTTTGGTAGCTCAGCCTGCCAACACTCATTGA
- a CDS encoding HNH endonuclease translates to MLRKSFLPPIPEFELAASLLAQAADALIANELHLCEKFIREADLRALREFSYLVTGPINPKIHRQSKNPVYDPIPKNKLPRMPNAEVTKKIFLRDGYRCRFCGSRVILKQAQKKFISLFPNAARWGKTNEDKHFGLSTITASIDHIIPYKRGGTNDKNNLVTACGPCQFGRNQWLLEEVEIEDPRNHAPIMDDWDGLARIIKYKFQS, encoded by the coding sequence ATGCTACGCAAATCTTTTCTTCCACCAATTCCAGAATTTGAGCTCGCAGCATCGTTATTGGCACAAGCCGCAGATGCATTGATTGCAAATGAACTGCATTTGTGTGAAAAATTTATTCGGGAAGCTGACCTAAGGGCATTAAGAGAATTTTCATACCTTGTAACTGGCCCCATTAATCCAAAAATCCACAGGCAGTCAAAAAATCCAGTATATGATCCTATTCCGAAAAACAAATTACCTCGCATGCCAAATGCTGAAGTCACAAAAAAAATATTTTTACGGGATGGCTACAGATGTCGTTTTTGCGGGTCACGAGTTATATTGAAGCAGGCTCAAAAAAAATTCATTTCACTTTTTCCTAATGCGGCTCGATGGGGAAAAACAAATGAAGACAAACATTTTGGCCTATCCACTATTACAGCTTCTATTGACCATATAATACCATATAAGCGTGGTGGAACTAACGATAAGAACAATTTGGTAACAGCATGCGGCCCTTGTCAATTTGGTAGAAATCAATGGCTACTTGAGGAGGTTGAAATTGAAGACCCAAGAAACCATGCACCAATAATGGATGACTGGGACGGCCTTGCCAGAATCATTAAATATAAATTCCAATCTTGA
- a CDS encoding flavodoxin family protein, with translation MKVLVTYFSQSGNTEKIAKAICEEAAKTSYTDLKKLEEITPDMVAKYDCIFMGSPLHSGSLAAPVKECLSVLKSTSGQQMAGFITHMAPAYPEQDMDAFEEPMKTACREKGIEYRGCFDCQGFLAEAMHEPVQKKLGIDDETWAGMVKQMTGRPNQEDVDNAKAFVSRLFA, from the coding sequence ATGAAGGTATTGGTCACTTATTTCAGCCAGAGCGGCAACACGGAAAAAATCGCCAAAGCTATCTGCGAAGAAGCAGCTAAAACCAGTTATACCGATTTAAAGAAACTTGAAGAAATTACCCCTGACATGGTTGCCAAATATGACTGCATTTTCATGGGGTCGCCTCTGCACTCCGGAAGCCTGGCCGCCCCGGTCAAAGAATGTTTAAGTGTTCTAAAGTCAACGTCCGGTCAACAGATGGCAGGGTTCATTACCCACATGGCACCTGCTTATCCGGAACAGGATATGGATGCTTTTGAAGAACCTATGAAAACCGCATGCAGAGAAAAAGGAATCGAATACAGGGGGTGTTTTGACTGCCAGGGATTTTTGGCTGAGGCGATGCATGAACCTGTGCAGAAAAAACTGGGCATTGATGATGAAACGTGGGCAGGGATGGTCAAGCAGATGACCGGCCGTCCCAACCAGGAAGATGTGGACAATGCCAAAGCGTTCGTAAGTAGACTTTTTGCTTAA
- a CDS encoding Crp/Fnr family transcriptional regulator yields the protein MKKGDTVFMQGDTANEVFLIKGGRIKLTKVLEDGTELMLDLRKAGDFVGENMFSEEGEYPVSAVCMEDTLTCGFTRSQFEELVLNNPTVGLQVIKTLSERISWLTTRVGNLAVTNIEDRLYKVLCNVAKEHGEQRPQGVMIQFPLTHEDLSFLIGTHRVTVTRAMKALKETGKIILENRRLILPSLAIS from the coding sequence ATGAAAAAAGGGGATACCGTATTCATGCAGGGAGATACCGCCAACGAGGTGTTCCTCATAAAGGGGGGCCGCATTAAACTGACCAAGGTGCTGGAAGATGGAACCGAGCTCATGCTGGACCTGAGAAAAGCCGGTGATTTTGTTGGCGAAAATATGTTCTCTGAAGAGGGCGAGTATCCGGTCAGTGCGGTCTGCATGGAAGATACATTGACATGCGGGTTCACCCGGAGCCAGTTTGAAGAACTGGTGCTCAACAATCCCACGGTCGGCCTCCAGGTGATCAAAACCCTCAGTGAAAGGATTTCCTGGCTTACCACCCGGGTGGGTAATCTGGCCGTGACAAATATCGAGGATCGTCTTTACAAGGTCCTTTGCAATGTTGCCAAAGAGCATGGAGAACAAAGGCCCCAGGGAGTGATGATTCAATTTCCACTGACTCACGAGGATCTCAGCTTTTTGATCGGCACACACAGGGTGACGGTTACCCGGGCCATGAAAGCACTCAAGGAAACAGGAAAAATTATTCTTGAAAACAGACGGCTTATCCTGCCATCTCTGGCAATCTCATAA
- a CDS encoding aldo/keto reductase, with translation MEYYKIPGTDLDVSRIALGTWAIGGWMWGGTDENESIETIHAAFDKGVNIIDTAPVYGFGKSEEIVGKAVAAFGNRDKISLSTKATLDWTENDKIKRNGSRDRIMKEVEDSLKRLKTDTIDIYYVHWPDSSRPISETAKAMRELYDQSVIKAVGVSNFTQDQMEAFQKECPLHLCQPPFNIFERDIEKDIKPYCQQKDITLMTYGAICRGLLSGKISKDTQFKGDDLRNADPKFKEPRFSGYLEAVQKLEDLAGKRFNKSLLAFSLRWIFEKGIPVAIWGGRKPSHLEPLDDIFGWSMDLATLSAVETILAQTVKQPVGPEFMAPPTGV, from the coding sequence ATGGAATATTATAAAATTCCGGGAACGGATCTAGACGTTTCGCGTATCGCGCTTGGGACATGGGCAATCGGCGGATGGATGTGGGGTGGAACAGATGAAAATGAGTCCATTGAAACCATCCATGCTGCTTTTGACAAAGGTGTAAATATTATTGATACAGCGCCGGTTTACGGATTCGGCAAATCTGAAGAAATTGTGGGAAAAGCGGTTGCTGCGTTCGGAAACCGTGACAAAATAAGCCTTTCCACAAAAGCGACACTTGACTGGACAGAAAACGACAAAATAAAACGAAACGGCTCAAGAGACCGTATAATGAAGGAAGTTGAAGATTCACTTAAAAGACTTAAAACAGATACCATTGATATATATTATGTGCACTGGCCTGATTCTTCCCGTCCTATATCAGAGACAGCAAAAGCGATGCGTGAACTATACGATCAGTCTGTTATAAAGGCGGTCGGTGTCAGCAATTTTACCCAGGATCAGATGGAAGCTTTCCAAAAAGAATGCCCGCTTCATTTGTGTCAGCCGCCATTTAATATTTTTGAGCGTGATATAGAAAAAGATATAAAGCCTTACTGCCAGCAGAAAGATATTACGCTCATGACTTATGGCGCGATATGCCGAGGTCTCTTGTCAGGAAAAATATCAAAGGACACCCAATTTAAAGGCGACGATCTTCGCAATGCCGATCCGAAATTCAAGGAGCCCCGTTTCAGCGGTTATCTTGAAGCCGTTCAAAAACTTGAAGATCTGGCAGGTAAAAGATTCAACAAATCCCTTCTGGCATTCAGCTTAAGATGGATTTTTGAAAAAGGGATTCCTGTCGCCATATGGGGCGGACGCAAACCCTCTCATCTTGAGCCTCTTGATGATATTTTCGGATGGTCTATGGATCTTGCAACGCTTTCAGCGGTTGAAACCATTCTTGCACAAACAGTGAAACAGCCTGTAGGGCCTGAATTCATGGCGCCTCCGACCGGGGTGTAG
- a CDS encoding CvfB family protein: MYTDSEDRQVAATLKPAGGVGDFVFLIAKDVTSFGTFMDWGVEKDLLVPRNEQQDRMEPGKKYLVKICRDDRTNKVYGTTRISAHCDKNTHDLKVGQQVDLIVHSITPIGIMAVVDNRYYGMLYLNETFQKLFIGDTCKGYIMRIREDGKIDLSLKKPGYSSVPKSAEVILYRLNKFGGFIPCHDKSAPEEIRKRFSMSKKEFKRAVGSLYKKRLIELKDNGIGLIQ; the protein is encoded by the coding sequence GTGTACACTGATTCTGAAGATCGTCAGGTGGCAGCCACGTTAAAACCCGCAGGTGGGGTGGGTGATTTTGTTTTTTTAATCGCAAAAGATGTTACCTCTTTTGGAACCTTTATGGATTGGGGGGTGGAAAAGGATTTGCTGGTACCCAGAAATGAGCAGCAGGACAGGATGGAACCCGGAAAAAAATATTTAGTCAAAATCTGCCGGGATGACAGAACAAACAAGGTGTACGGTACAACGCGGATTTCCGCCCATTGTGATAAAAACACCCATGATCTGAAAGTCGGGCAGCAGGTTGACTTGATTGTCCACTCCATCACTCCCATCGGAATCATGGCCGTTGTTGATAATCGATACTATGGGATGCTGTATTTAAATGAAACCTTTCAAAAATTATTTATCGGGGATACGTGCAAAGGGTATATCATGCGGATCCGTGAGGATGGGAAAATTGATCTGAGCCTGAAAAAACCCGGGTATTCATCGGTTCCCAAATCAGCGGAAGTCATTTTATACCGGTTGAATAAATTCGGGGGATTTATCCCCTGCCACGATAAAAGCGCCCCTGAAGAGATCCGCAAAAGGTTTTCCATGAGCAAGAAAGAATTCAAAAGAGCTGTGGGCAGTCTGTATAAAAAAAGGTTGATCGAATTAAAAGACAACGGGATCGGCCTGATACAATGA
- a CDS encoding ABC transporter substrate-binding protein → MKKLISLIVAGLVMGLIAFSQAQAKEDVLIGISKIVAHPALDALEQGVQDGVKERFPQARFDLQNANGEMSTAASIAQKFKAENVDIAVGIATPTAQALVNTIKDRPVLFCAVTDPEGAGLVASVEKGEKGVTGTSDMTPVKEQILLLNRIKPLKKLGHVYSSSEANAVALAEIARQVCKDLDIEFVETTVTNSAEVKQAVQTIASRVDGIYLSNDNTIFSALSAVTQVAMRHNIPIMSADPSSAETNDVLAAWGFDYYKMGRVTGRLAADILEGADPVDIPTVYMTEPGDVDLLINLDVAQKLGLTIPKEILDTANKVIENGQLTVR, encoded by the coding sequence ATGAAAAAATTGATAAGTTTGATCGTTGCAGGCCTTGTCATGGGGCTGATTGCTTTTTCCCAGGCCCAGGCCAAAGAGGATGTGTTGATCGGGATTTCCAAGATTGTGGCCCATCCGGCTCTGGACGCTTTGGAGCAGGGGGTCCAGGACGGGGTGAAAGAACGGTTTCCCCAGGCCCGGTTTGATCTCCAGAATGCCAACGGTGAGATGTCCACGGCCGCATCCATTGCCCAGAAATTCAAAGCGGAAAATGTGGACATTGCCGTGGGCATTGCCACGCCTACGGCCCAGGCCCTGGTGAATACCATCAAGGACCGGCCCGTGCTGTTCTGCGCCGTGACCGATCCGGAAGGGGCCGGGCTGGTGGCATCGGTTGAAAAAGGGGAAAAAGGCGTGACCGGCACTTCGGACATGACCCCGGTGAAGGAACAGATCCTGCTGCTCAACCGGATCAAACCGTTGAAAAAACTGGGCCATGTGTACTCCTCCAGCGAGGCCAATGCCGTGGCTTTGGCTGAGATTGCCAGGCAGGTGTGCAAGGATCTGGACATTGAATTTGTGGAAACCACGGTGACCAATTCCGCAGAGGTCAAACAGGCGGTTCAGACCATTGCATCCCGGGTGGACGGCATTTACCTGAGCAACGACAACACCATTTTTTCCGCCCTGTCTGCTGTGACCCAGGTGGCCATGCGCCACAACATCCCAATCATGTCCGCAGACCCCAGTTCCGCTGAGACCAACGATGTCCTGGCGGCCTGGGGATTTGACTATTACAAGATGGGCCGGGTCACGGGCCGGCTGGCCGCAGATATCCTGGAGGGGGCTGATCCGGTGGACATTCCCACGGTATACATGACGGAACCCGGGGACGTGGACCTGCTGATCAATCTGGATGTGGCACAGAAACTGGGACTGACCATCCCCAAAGAGATTCTGGATACAGCCAACAAGGTGATCGAAAACGGTCAGCTCACCGTCCGGTAA
- a CDS encoding ABC transporter permease, whose protein sequence is MIEGIFVEGLIYAIMALGVFFTFRILDFPDLTVDGSFPMGAVIMATSLHAGVNPLSGLVLAFCGGVSAGFVTAAIHNKLKVPHLLAGILTMTMLYSVNIRILSNRANLPLLRVDTILTRVQSACEGILSPEIASLIFFILVVLGLKLALDLFFLTDLGLVFGALGNNEQMVRVQGVNPATLKLIGVGLSNGLVALSGAFAAQYQGFADVNLGQGIVVSGLASVMLGEFLIKSNRIWALTLRVVLGAILFKAIMYLGRYYGYYINMTPNDLKLITGLLIIISLAISNYKRLRAKGNA, encoded by the coding sequence ATGATTGAAGGTATTTTTGTCGAAGGCCTGATTTACGCCATCATGGCCCTGGGGGTGTTTTTTACTTTCCGGATTCTGGATTTTCCCGACCTGACCGTGGACGGATCGTTTCCCATGGGAGCCGTGATCATGGCCACCAGTCTTCATGCCGGGGTGAATCCCTTGTCCGGGCTGGTTCTGGCGTTTTGCGGCGGGGTCAGTGCCGGATTTGTCACGGCAGCCATTCACAACAAGCTCAAGGTGCCCCATCTGCTGGCAGGCATTCTCACCATGACCATGCTTTATTCCGTGAACATCCGGATTCTGTCCAACCGGGCCAACCTGCCCCTGCTCCGGGTGGACACCATCCTTACCCGGGTCCAGAGCGCGTGTGAGGGGATTCTCTCACCGGAGATCGCTTCGCTGATCTTTTTCATCCTGGTGGTGCTGGGGTTGAAACTGGCCCTGGATCTGTTTTTTCTCACGGACCTGGGCCTGGTGTTCGGGGCCCTTGGCAACAACGAACAGATGGTCCGGGTCCAGGGCGTGAATCCGGCCACGCTCAAGCTCATCGGCGTGGGGCTTTCCAATGGGCTGGTGGCGTTGTCCGGCGCGTTTGCCGCCCAGTACCAGGGGTTTGCCGACGTCAACCTGGGCCAGGGCATTGTGGTGTCGGGCCTGGCCTCGGTCATGCTCGGAGAGTTTCTCATCAAATCCAACCGGATCTGGGCGTTGACCCTCCGGGTAGTGCTGGGGGCGATCCTGTTCAAGGCCATTATGTACCTGGGCCGCTATTACGGCTATTACATCAATATGACCCCCAACGACCTGAAGCTGATCACGGGGTTGCTGATCATCATTTCCCTGGCGATTTCCAATTATAAACGTCTCCGGGCAAAGGGGAATGCATGA
- a CDS encoding ABC transporter ATP-binding protein, which translates to MIQLDAITKTFNPGTPGEKTVIRNLSLAVESGDFITIIGSNGAGKTTLFNLISGAVFPSAGEIRIKGRKVTFEPEYRRAMHIGRIFQDPLAGTASNMTIEDNMMITAKKGFRWPKISLNRAMRQKFADQVKTLDMGLETRMKVNVSSLSGGQRQALTLLMTVLSGPDILLLDEHTAALDPSNAAMVMEQTQRVIRERSLTTLMVTHNMNHAIAFGNRLIMMDAGEIIVDVKGAEKQDLTREGLIQMFADTRKKAFENDEVLLST; encoded by the coding sequence ATGATTCAACTGGATGCGATTACCAAGACCTTTAATCCCGGCACCCCGGGAGAGAAAACCGTGATCCGGAACCTGTCTCTGGCCGTGGAATCCGGGGATTTCATCACCATTATCGGCAGCAACGGGGCCGGTAAAACCACGCTGTTCAACCTGATCTCCGGGGCTGTGTTTCCCAGTGCCGGCGAGATCCGGATCAAGGGCCGGAAAGTGACATTTGAGCCGGAATACCGCCGGGCCATGCACATCGGCCGGATTTTTCAGGATCCTCTGGCCGGCACGGCCTCCAACATGACCATTGAAGACAATATGATGATCACGGCAAAAAAAGGATTCCGGTGGCCCAAAATCAGCCTGAACCGGGCCATGCGCCAAAAATTCGCAGACCAGGTCAAAACCCTGGACATGGGGCTGGAGACCCGCATGAAAGTGAATGTCTCCTCGTTGTCAGGCGGCCAGCGCCAGGCGCTGACGCTGTTGATGACGGTTTTGTCCGGCCCGGATATCCTGCTTCTGGATGAACACACCGCAGCCCTGGACCCCAGCAATGCCGCCATGGTCATGGAACAGACCCAGCGGGTCATCCGGGAACGGTCTTTGACCACGCTCATGGTCACCCATAACATGAACCATGCCATTGCATTCGGCAACCGCCTGATCATGATGGATGCCGGCGAGATTATCGTGGATGTCAAGGGTGCGGAAAAGCAGGACCTCACCCGGGAGGGTCTGATTCAGATGTTTGCAGACACCCGGAAAAAAGCGTTTGAAAATGATGAGGTGCTGCTGTCCACCTGA
- a CDS encoding SpoIIE family protein phosphatase: protein MFRKIRIAPRMALMIIIGAGGILGAVIGYNYISARGLLLEELQEKSNHLARATAFRIEVTGYAVEKVVQSAAFMLTENKHTVAQQYDLLEKLVRDNPEIFGAAIAPWPKGKAPYVWRDVPPAQTLLRGDLNAEGYQYDVWDWFALPRDLTRTIWTEPYFDEGGGNVLMVTRAAPVWDAEDEFAGVITSDVSLEWLQEMLAQLPVGRSGYAFLVSATGVIISHPAGELIMNESIFSLAEARGSKNLRKIGQRMIQGETGFVFFDGLTNTRPAWLAFSPVPSTGWSVGLVFPEKELLGVVFDFSRNTLFFGAAGFVLLLVMSLLIARSISRPLQQLEAGARTLATGNLDVSLPVVTGKDEVAGLANAFESMRNDLKRYMIDLAQTTAAKERIESEMQIARDIQMSLVPHTFPPFPNRNDMEIYAILEPAREIGGDFYDFYMIDEDELCLVVGDVSGKGVPAALFMAVTRTFLRSIWQEEHSPAATMTRLNRELVRDNDSCMFVTLFCARINLTTGHCVYANGGHNPPFLLHAGKPAMAPPTVKGVVVGGMPDFTFDEGELLFAPGDAIFIYTDGVTEAMNPENALSGDAWTLEQIEKYRDLDCNGMVEAMRRALADYTRGAEQSDDITMLAFRRG from the coding sequence ATGTTCCGTAAAATACGCATCGCACCGCGCATGGCTCTGATGATCATTATCGGTGCCGGCGGCATCCTGGGGGCGGTGATCGGTTATAATTATATTTCCGCCCGGGGTCTCCTGCTGGAGGAACTGCAGGAAAAATCCAACCACTTGGCCCGGGCCACGGCCTTCCGCATTGAGGTGACAGGGTATGCCGTGGAAAAGGTGGTGCAATCGGCTGCCTTCATGTTGACGGAAAACAAACATACGGTCGCACAACAGTACGATCTGCTTGAAAAACTGGTGAGAGACAATCCGGAAATATTCGGCGCGGCCATTGCGCCCTGGCCCAAAGGCAAGGCCCCCTATGTATGGCGCGATGTACCCCCGGCCCAAACGCTTTTGCGCGGTGATTTAAATGCGGAAGGGTACCAGTATGATGTGTGGGACTGGTTTGCCCTGCCCCGGGACCTGACTCGCACGATATGGACGGAGCCGTACTTTGATGAAGGCGGGGGCAATGTCCTCATGGTAACCCGTGCGGCGCCGGTATGGGATGCTGAGGATGAATTCGCCGGTGTGATTACAAGCGATGTCTCTTTGGAATGGTTGCAGGAAATGCTGGCACAGTTACCCGTGGGCCGCTCCGGGTATGCGTTTCTCGTGTCCGCCACGGGGGTGATCATTTCCCATCCGGCCGGGGAATTGATCATGAATGAAAGTATTTTCAGTCTGGCCGAGGCGCGGGGCTCCAAAAATCTGCGCAAAATCGGTCAACGGATGATCCAAGGTGAAACAGGGTTTGTGTTCTTTGACGGATTAACGAATACAAGACCGGCCTGGCTGGCTTTTTCGCCTGTGCCCAGCACGGGATGGTCCGTGGGGCTGGTGTTTCCTGAAAAAGAATTGCTGGGGGTGGTATTTGATTTCAGCCGCAATACCCTGTTTTTCGGCGCAGCCGGGTTTGTTCTGCTGCTGGTGATGTCGTTACTGATTGCCCGCTCCATATCCCGTCCATTGCAACAGCTGGAAGCCGGCGCCCGCACCCTGGCCACGGGGAATCTTGACGTCTCTTTACCGGTTGTCACCGGTAAAGATGAGGTGGCGGGGCTGGCTAATGCGTTTGAATCCATGCGCAATGATCTCAAACGCTACATGATCGATCTGGCACAAACAACCGCAGCCAAGGAGCGGATTGAAAGTGAAATGCAGATTGCCAGAGATATCCAGATGAGCCTGGTTCCGCACACTTTCCCGCCGTTTCCCAACCGGAACGACATGGAGATTTACGCGATTCTCGAACCGGCCCGGGAGATCGGCGGTGATTTTTACGATTTCTACATGATCGATGAAGATGAACTCTGTCTGGTTGTGGGAGATGTTTCCGGCAAAGGCGTGCCGGCCGCTCTGTTCATGGCTGTCACCCGCACGTTCCTGCGCTCGATCTGGCAGGAGGAACACAGTCCGGCAGCCACCATGACGCGGCTGAACCGGGAGCTGGTCCGGGACAATGACTCCTGCATGTTCGTGACCCTGTTTTGCGCCCGGATCAACCTGACCACGGGACATTGTGTCTACGCCAACGGCGGGCACAACCCGCCTTTTCTGCTGCATGCCGGCAAACCGGCCATGGCACCGCCGACCGTCAAAGGGGTGGTGGTGGGCGGCATGCCGGATTTCACTTTTGATGAGGGCGAGTTGTTATTTGCGCCGGGGGACGCGATATTCATCTATACGGACGGGGTGACCGAAGCCATGAATCCGGAAAACGCATTGTCCGGCGATGCCTGGACACTGGAACAGATTGAAAAATACCGGGACCTTGATTGTAACGGCATGGTGGAAGCCATGCGCAGGGCTCTGGCAGATTACACCCGTGGCGCCGAACAGTCCGATGATATCACCATGCTGGCATTTCGAAGGGGGTAA